A part of Terriglobus roseus genomic DNA contains:
- the tsaB gene encoding tRNA (adenosine(37)-N6)-threonylcarbamoyltransferase complex dimerization subunit type 1 TsaB, protein MAWLLLLDTCGEGGGVGLARVDGATAALVAERLLPGRETQERLMSALDEVFAEAGVTGSDLDAIAVVHGPGSFTGVRIGLAAAKGLADALDVPLIAISRLESLVSRWYAARGPESLHETVQAWLDAGRGDVFVGRYRGAVREEEVMLPGTAALAAAGDGPVVVMEDRLAELLPRALRVSPVGVREASGIALRKLVAGEFADTALLDANYLRVPDAELALRAKQCA, encoded by the coding sequence ATGGCCTGGTTGTTGCTTCTGGATACGTGTGGCGAAGGCGGTGGTGTTGGGCTGGCCCGAGTGGATGGAGCGACGGCTGCGCTGGTTGCCGAGCGTTTGCTGCCGGGGCGCGAGACACAGGAGCGTCTGATGAGCGCCCTGGATGAGGTTTTCGCCGAGGCTGGCGTTACGGGTTCGGATCTGGACGCGATTGCCGTGGTGCACGGGCCGGGGTCGTTTACAGGAGTTCGCATTGGGCTGGCGGCGGCGAAGGGGTTGGCGGATGCGCTGGATGTGCCGTTGATTGCGATTTCGCGACTGGAGTCGCTGGTTTCGCGGTGGTATGCGGCACGTGGGCCGGAGTCGTTGCATGAGACGGTGCAGGCCTGGCTGGATGCTGGTCGTGGCGATGTGTTTGTGGGTCGGTATCGCGGTGCCGTGCGCGAAGAAGAAGTGATGCTGCCGGGAACAGCCGCTCTTGCTGCTGCGGGAGATGGGCCGGTGGTGGTGATGGAAGACCGGCTGGCGGAGCTACTGCCGCGCGCCTTGCGCGTGAGTCCGGTGGGTGTTCGCGAGGCGTCGGGGATTGCGCTGCGAAAGCTGGTGGCGGGTGAGTTTGCGGACACGGCGCTGCTGGACGCGAACTATCTGCGCGTGCCGGATGCGGAGTTGGCGTTGCGAGCGAAGCAATGCGCCTAA
- a CDS encoding phosphatidylserine decarboxylase family protein, with the protein MVRDGIFYALGLIVVALVLWRLTGSMGISLIPVLLAVFFLWFFRDPPRRIPNGPGEIVSPADGKVTEAEWIETPDGSRLRLSIFLNVFDVHVNRSPIEGTVKLVNYKTGLYLNAMRADSNVLNEQNVVVIENEYCSIQVKQIAGLLARRIVCWVKPGDTLKRGERFGLIKFGSRVDVLMPSDANLKVRRDDRVKGGSTVLATVPTSKNSDTVEG; encoded by the coding sequence ATGGTTCGTGATGGTATTTTCTACGCGCTTGGCCTTATCGTGGTCGCGCTTGTGCTTTGGCGATTGACAGGATCCATGGGCATCAGCCTGATTCCAGTGCTGTTGGCAGTTTTCTTTCTATGGTTCTTCCGTGATCCTCCACGCCGCATTCCAAACGGACCGGGCGAGATTGTGTCGCCTGCGGATGGCAAAGTGACTGAGGCGGAGTGGATTGAGACGCCCGACGGCAGCCGTCTGCGACTGAGCATCTTCCTGAATGTGTTTGACGTTCACGTGAACCGGTCGCCCATTGAAGGCACCGTGAAGCTGGTGAACTATAAGACCGGTCTGTACCTGAACGCGATGCGTGCAGACAGCAACGTTCTGAACGAACAGAACGTTGTGGTGATTGAGAACGAGTACTGCTCGATCCAGGTGAAGCAGATTGCCGGACTGCTGGCACGCCGCATTGTGTGCTGGGTGAAGCCGGGCGACACGCTGAAGCGTGGTGAGCGCTTTGGGTTGATCAAGTTCGGTTCGCGCGTGGATGTGCTGATGCCGTCCGATGCAAACCTGAAGGTGCGGCGTGACGATCGCGTGAAGGGCGGTAGCACGGTGTTGGCCACCGTTCCTACCTCCAAGAACAGCGATACGGTGGAAGGCTAG
- the pssA gene encoding CDP-diacylglycerol--serine O-phosphatidyltransferase, giving the protein MEPRKGGRPRRGLYVLPSIFTGGNIALGFYAITQSMRATATDYAAFDHAALAIAFALPFDALDGRIARMTNTESDFGRELDSLADVITFGVAPAILAYTWGFRMLPQMAYPKLHHRLIAFGLVAAFLFLICGACRLARFNVSINPKPSNPGRPGRRYFVGMPIPAAAGVIASVVHCFNGSPIDNPWIALVWLCLLLFTGFLMVSRWRFWSGKEITLVDKQPVRLLVLLVLMAVLLEEFSEYLLISMALAYMVSGMWARLMYAAQSRRARRMGMPLPGTN; this is encoded by the coding sequence GTGGAGCCTCGCAAGGGAGGCCGGCCGAGACGTGGGTTGTATGTATTGCCGTCGATCTTTACCGGCGGCAATATCGCGCTTGGCTTTTACGCCATTACGCAGAGCATGCGTGCGACAGCCACGGATTACGCGGCGTTTGACCATGCTGCGCTGGCGATTGCGTTTGCGTTGCCGTTCGATGCGCTGGATGGCCGAATTGCGCGCATGACGAATACGGAAAGCGACTTTGGCCGCGAGTTGGATTCGTTGGCTGACGTGATTACGTTTGGTGTTGCGCCTGCGATTCTTGCTTACACATGGGGCTTTCGGATGCTGCCGCAGATGGCGTATCCGAAGCTGCATCATCGTTTGATTGCGTTTGGACTGGTTGCCGCGTTTCTGTTTTTGATCTGCGGTGCGTGCCGGCTGGCGCGGTTCAATGTGTCCATCAACCCGAAGCCCAGCAATCCTGGAAGGCCGGGGCGCAGATACTTCGTAGGCATGCCGATTCCGGCAGCCGCTGGCGTGATTGCCAGTGTGGTGCATTGCTTTAATGGGTCGCCGATTGATAATCCGTGGATTGCGCTGGTGTGGTTGTGCCTGCTGCTGTTTACCGGATTTTTGATGGTGAGCCGATGGCGCTTTTGGAGCGGCAAAGAGATCACACTGGTTGATAAACAGCCGGTGCGATTGCTGGTTCTGCTGGTGCTGATGGCGGTGCTGCTGGAGGAGTTCTCAGAGTATCTGTTGATCAGCATGGCGCTGGCGTATATGGTGAGCGGCATGTGGGCGCGGCTGATGTATGCGGCGCAGAGTCGACGGGCGCGGCGGATGGGAATGCCGCTGCCGGGTACAAACTAG
- a CDS encoding Asd/ArgC dimerization domain-containing protein, translated as MAKTNYRIAVVGAGSLLGKEIGDEIVESPLASAVTILLDNEEASGTLESMGDEAAFLQTMEPAALENVDVAIFADAKMLREYAGTARAMGAAVVDATGTDVEAPVRLPLLPDAAPLDLEAAQVRVAHPVTTMLALALTQAGRVGTVKATYATVLQPASENGRTALDELQQQSINLLNFQSAPTEEFDTQVAFNLLPALGEAAKNPLAKTEDRVVRELKSLLPNASLPVLQWLQAPVFHGFSISLFLEFAQPVTLEAVSAAIASESMDLVGEEGDPPSNLSSAGQGQVLAQVKGDGNRYAVWLAADNLKLTARTAVACALELTRLRPLGKVQ; from the coding sequence ATGGCTAAGACGAATTACCGCATTGCGGTGGTAGGCGCAGGGTCGCTGTTGGGCAAGGAAATTGGCGACGAGATCGTTGAGAGCCCGCTGGCTTCTGCTGTGACGATCCTGCTGGATAACGAAGAGGCAAGCGGCACGCTGGAATCGATGGGCGATGAAGCCGCGTTTCTGCAGACGATGGAACCTGCTGCGCTGGAGAACGTGGACGTGGCGATCTTTGCGGATGCGAAGATGCTGCGTGAGTATGCCGGTACGGCGCGCGCGATGGGTGCGGCTGTGGTCGACGCGACTGGCACTGATGTTGAAGCGCCGGTGCGGTTGCCGCTGTTGCCCGATGCTGCTCCGCTGGATCTGGAAGCGGCACAGGTGCGTGTGGCGCATCCGGTGACGACGATGTTGGCACTGGCGTTGACCCAGGCGGGACGTGTGGGAACGGTGAAGGCCACGTATGCGACAGTCTTGCAGCCTGCCAGCGAGAATGGCCGCACGGCTCTGGATGAGTTGCAACAGCAGAGCATTAATCTGTTGAACTTCCAGTCGGCACCGACAGAGGAGTTTGATACGCAGGTGGCGTTTAACCTGCTGCCCGCGCTGGGCGAGGCCGCGAAGAATCCGCTGGCGAAGACGGAAGACCGCGTGGTGCGCGAATTGAAGTCGTTGCTGCCGAATGCTTCCCTGCCCGTGTTGCAGTGGTTGCAGGCTCCGGTGTTCCATGGGTTTTCGATTTCGCTGTTTTTGGAGTTTGCGCAGCCGGTCACGCTGGAAGCGGTGAGCGCGGCGATCGCTTCCGAGTCGATGGACCTGGTGGGCGAAGAGGGTGATCCGCCGAGCAATCTTTCGTCGGCTGGACAGGGGCAGGTGCTGGCGCAGGTAAAGGGAGATGGCAATCGCTATGCGGTGTGGCTGGCTGCGGACAACCTCAAGCTGACGGCGAGAACGGCCGTGGCTTGTGCGCTGGAGCTGACGCGGTTACGACCGCTGGGCAAGGTGCAGTAA
- the rimI gene encoding ribosomal protein S18-alanine N-acetyltransferase, whose protein sequence is MRLMVRAATADELQQVYEIAVANPSAPQWTLAQFAEILSPGESAVTRELLVAMGDTAVLGFAVVSAVTIVYPVEAELESIAVAPEWHRQGVGRALMQEVLRWAESAGAAELRLEVRVSNTGAQKLYEESGFHSNGMRPRYYANPVEDAVCMIRGTSVTKV, encoded by the coding sequence ATGCGCCTAATGGTGCGCGCGGCTACAGCCGATGAGTTGCAGCAGGTGTATGAGATCGCTGTGGCGAACCCCTCTGCACCGCAATGGACACTGGCGCAGTTTGCAGAAATTCTGTCGCCCGGCGAAAGCGCGGTGACGCGGGAATTGCTTGTGGCTATGGGAGATACGGCGGTGTTAGGATTCGCCGTGGTCTCCGCAGTGACAATTGTTTATCCGGTAGAAGCAGAGTTGGAGAGCATTGCCGTGGCTCCGGAATGGCACAGGCAGGGCGTGGGCCGTGCGTTGATGCAGGAAGTGTTGCGGTGGGCTGAATCTGCCGGTGCAGCAGAGTTGCGATTGGAAGTTCGTGTGAGCAACACCGGTGCTCAAAAATTGTATGAAGAGAGTGGCTTCCACTCCAACGGAATGCGTCCAAGATATTACGCAAATCCCGTGGAAGACGCTGTTTGCATGATTCGCGGAACCAGCGTCACAAAAGTGTAA